A DNA window from Maribellus comscasis contains the following coding sequences:
- a CDS encoding metal ABC transporter solute-binding protein, Zn/Mn family, whose product MGKAFILFHPSLSYYAHGYGVVQYFLEPGRKQPTPRRMAELVKNLRNRKISG is encoded by the coding sequence ATTGGAAAGGCATTTATACTATTTCATCCTAGCCTTTCGTATTATGCGCATGGTTATGGTGTGGTACAATATTTTCTGGAACCAGGTAGAAAACAACCGACTCCCCGGCGTATGGCAGAACTGGTGAAAAACTTGCGAAACAGAAAAATATCCGGGTAA
- a CDS encoding class I SAM-dependent methyltransferase: MNVYLNEDVAEEYDKYYLTPQGISVDAIEKQIIKQLIQDVPAGTILELGCGTGHWTQFFCENGFQVTATDASEEMLKIARAKNIHKAIFQKADAGSLPFPDNSFSTIVAITMLEFVDDIEAVLNEIDRVLIPGGVLILGCLNINSELGKIKNNDDVFRHARFFSPEEIEKMFLCFGIVKMHSGIYYSPTFELLDGTDKQNEVNPAFIGVIVHKNKNMEISVEISYYALQGDYNTPVEEFLGTISKNKEITVESGIMSTLISGEYSKVMELLSQSIKPLMEKYPSVFTLKIANACKTCKK, encoded by the coding sequence ATGAATGTCTATTTAAACGAAGACGTTGCAGAAGAGTATGATAAGTATTATCTGACTCCTCAGGGTATTTCTGTTGATGCAATTGAAAAGCAAATAATTAAACAATTGATTCAAGATGTTCCTGCCGGTACTATCCTGGAACTAGGATGCGGGACTGGTCACTGGACACAATTCTTTTGCGAAAATGGTTTTCAGGTAACTGCAACTGATGCTTCTGAAGAAATGCTAAAAATAGCCCGTGCAAAGAACATTCATAAAGCCATTTTTCAAAAAGCAGACGCTGGCTCTCTCCCATTTCCAGACAACAGTTTTTCAACAATTGTCGCCATTACAATGCTTGAATTTGTAGATGATATTGAAGCTGTTTTAAATGAAATAGATCGCGTTCTCATTCCCGGCGGAGTGCTAATTTTGGGCTGTTTAAACATTAATTCCGAGCTGGGAAAAATAAAAAATAACGACGATGTATTTCGTCATGCCCGTTTTTTCTCACCGGAAGAAATTGAAAAAATGTTTCTCTGTTTTGGAATTGTGAAAATGCACTCAGGTATTTATTATTCACCAACTTTTGAATTGCTTGACGGGACTGATAAACAAAATGAGGTGAATCCTGCTTTTATTGGAGTTATCGTTCATAAAAATAAAAACATGGAAATTTCGGTAGAAATAAGCTATTATGCGCTGCAAGGAGATTATAACACGCCGGTGGAAGAATTTCTGGGCACAATTTCAAAAAACAAAGAAATTACGGTAGAATCTGGAATTATGAGTACTTTGATTTCCGGAGAGTACAGCAAAGTAATGGAGCTACTTAGTCAATCAATAAAACCGCTCATGGAAAAGTATCCGTCAGTTTTTACACTTAAAATTGCCAATGCTTGTAAAACCTGCAAAAAATAA
- a CDS encoding TonB-dependent receptor: MKKIILLTIFIVSVNLITRAQKKTTDANVIGDVQCDGEHVPFINVTIDGTTIGTTTDGTGHYQLINLPVGELTIRVSGMGYKSTSKTVTTELDKTIEIKFDIEKDVLNIESVVVTADRNQTNRAEAPVVVTSISPDLMANTQSVNIAEGLDFTPGLRTETNCQNCGFTQLRMNGMEGPYTQILMNSRPVFSGLAGVYGLELIPTNMVERLEVVRGGGSALFGGNAIAGTVNIITKEPARNSFNIDGRIGAIGIGGEEVSTPALDGQLNLNASVITDDRKTGGYIYSMLRNRDSYDANGDGYSEMVKLENTTFGFNVFHKPGSKSKISLDGYRISEFRRGGNKLAYLPHEADIAEQLDHLITGANLSFDLFTNGSYDKITTYASAQRVSRGSYYGAQRDLDAYGDTKNLTSSLGAHYNFHSDMFLFAPSTTIIGIDNTNDYLHDVKLGANGDANTTLIKQYVNTLGSFVQHDWKSEKVNVSLGLRYDYYWIKDKESEGGHSSNGVLVPRAGIMYKFTPELRFRVGYAKGYRAPQVFNEDLHIELVNATRVETFNSDDLKQETSNAFTASINSVASIGNTLNDFLIEGFYTHLKDPFSNEYYPLDDEGNFAYMRVNADDGAYVTGVNIEWKSFLTDEIETQIGFTLQTSKYESVQAWGDEETSVSKDFMRTPNQYGYATFTWKPTHHFNTSLSLNYTGSMYVPHFGLNPDDYEGDELTAVQEAIDNGDIIEGEALKKADGFIVADLLFSYDIHFGEETEMQFYAGVKNIFNQIQNDYDKGMYRDAGYIYGPSSPRTINFGIKFGNIF; this comes from the coding sequence ATGAAAAAAATAATACTACTAACTATTTTCATTGTGTCGGTTAATTTAATTACAAGAGCACAAAAAAAGACTACCGATGCCAATGTTATCGGCGATGTTCAATGCGACGGGGAACACGTTCCCTTTATAAATGTTACCATCGATGGAACAACCATTGGAACCACAACCGATGGAACGGGGCATTATCAATTAATTAATTTGCCCGTGGGTGAGTTAACCATTCGTGTGAGCGGAATGGGATATAAAAGCACATCGAAAACTGTTACAACAGAATTGGATAAAACCATTGAAATTAAATTTGATATCGAAAAAGATGTATTAAACATCGAAAGTGTGGTTGTAACCGCCGACCGAAATCAAACCAACCGAGCAGAAGCTCCGGTTGTCGTCACCTCGATTTCGCCGGATTTGATGGCAAATACCCAATCGGTAAACATTGCCGAAGGGTTGGATTTTACTCCCGGATTACGTACTGAAACCAATTGCCAAAACTGTGGTTTTACGCAGTTAAGAATGAACGGAATGGAAGGGCCATACACACAAATATTGATGAATAGCCGGCCTGTGTTTAGCGGGTTAGCCGGAGTTTACGGTCTTGAACTGATTCCAACCAATATGGTTGAACGTCTGGAAGTTGTGCGCGGTGGTGGTTCTGCACTTTTCGGAGGAAATGCAATTGCCGGCACAGTAAATATCATAACCAAAGAACCTGCCCGAAACTCATTTAATATTGATGGAAGAATCGGAGCCATTGGAATTGGTGGCGAAGAAGTTTCTACTCCCGCTTTGGACGGACAGCTAAATTTAAATGCCTCCGTTATAACCGACGATAGAAAAACCGGTGGTTATATTTATTCTATGCTGCGAAACCGCGATTCGTATGATGCGAACGGAGACGGATATTCAGAAATGGTAAAATTGGAAAATACAACTTTTGGTTTTAATGTTTTCCACAAACCGGGAAGTAAAAGCAAAATTTCATTGGACGGGTACCGAATTAGCGAATTTCGTCGAGGTGGAAACAAACTGGCTTACCTTCCACACGAGGCTGATATTGCGGAACAGCTCGACCATTTAATTACCGGTGCAAACCTTTCATTCGATCTTTTTACCAACGGCAGTTACGATAAAATTACTACTTATGCTTCAGCGCAACGTGTATCCCGCGGCTCATATTACGGGGCGCAACGAGACCTGGATGCATACGGGGATACAAAAAATCTGACTTCGTCGCTTGGAGCTCACTATAATTTTCACTCCGACATGTTTTTATTTGCCCCTTCCACAACGATAATCGGAATAGACAACACAAACGATTATTTACACGATGTTAAACTGGGAGCTAATGGTGATGCCAATACTACGCTGATAAAACAGTATGTAAACACATTAGGATCATTTGTTCAACACGACTGGAAATCAGAAAAAGTGAATGTTTCCCTGGGACTTCGGTATGATTATTATTGGATAAAAGACAAGGAAAGCGAAGGCGGGCATTCCAGTAATGGAGTTTTGGTTCCTCGTGCGGGAATCATGTACAAGTTCACACCTGAATTGCGTTTCCGTGTTGGATATGCAAAAGGATACCGCGCTCCCCAGGTTTTTAATGAAGATTTGCACATCGAGCTGGTGAATGCAACCCGCGTTGAAACTTTTAATTCTGATGATTTAAAACAGGAAACCTCGAATGCATTTACAGCTTCTATAAACTCGGTTGCCAGCATTGGAAATACATTGAACGACTTTTTAATTGAAGGGTTTTATACGCATCTCAAAGATCCTTTTTCAAATGAATATTATCCGCTCGACGACGAAGGAAACTTTGCATACATGAGAGTAAACGCCGACGACGGAGCTTATGTAACAGGTGTAAATATTGAATGGAAATCTTTTCTGACAGACGAAATTGAAACTCAGATTGGATTCACTTTGCAAACCAGCAAATACGAATCGGTACAAGCCTGGGGAGATGAAGAAACAAGTGTTTCCAAAGATTTTATGCGTACCCCAAACCAATACGGCTATGCAACTTTTACATGGAAACCGACGCATCATTTCAACACATCCCTTTCGTTAAATTACACAGGTTCAATGTATGTTCCGCATTTCGGATTAAATCCAGACGATTATGAAGGAGATGAACTAACAGCCGTGCAGGAAGCCATTGATAACGGCGATATCATTGAAGGAGAAGCCTTGAAAAAAGCCGATGGTTTTATTGTTGCCGACCTGCTTTTTTCCTACGATATCCATTTTGGAGAAGAAACAGAAATGCAATTTTATGCAGGGGTAAAAAATATTTTTAATCAAATTCAAAACGATTACGACAAAGGAATGTATCGCGATGCCGGATATATTTACGGCCCGTCTTCTCCTCGAACAATCAATTTCGGAATTAAGTTTGGAAATATATTTTAG
- a CDS encoding RNA polymerase sigma-70 factor, with protein sequence MEDEIWIQIKSGNKKAFRTLFDQYYYSLCLYANSILKDADLSQDVVSDSFIRIWEKRENIHIESTIKNYLLLTVRNAVYSYLRSPESRKVDLNTVIENIENIPINNYDLEKDETILRVKKLIEELPDQRKKIFELATVGGKTYKEIAHLLGISVNTVNTQMSRAYRFLRDQLGSESLLLWILFTKN encoded by the coding sequence ATGGAAGATGAAATTTGGATTCAAATAAAATCAGGAAACAAAAAAGCCTTCCGAACGCTATTTGATCAATATTATTATTCCTTATGCTTATATGCTAATTCAATTTTAAAGGATGCTGATCTTTCACAGGATGTAGTTAGTGACTCTTTTATCCGAATTTGGGAAAAGAGAGAGAATATTCACATCGAATCCACCATAAAAAACTACCTTCTTTTAACAGTAAGAAATGCTGTTTATAGTTATTTGCGTTCTCCTGAAAGTCGAAAAGTTGATTTAAATACAGTAATTGAAAATATAGAGAATATACCGATCAATAATTACGACTTAGAAAAGGATGAAACAATACTTCGCGTTAAAAAATTAATCGAAGAGTTGCCCGACCAAAGAAAAAAAATCTTTGAGCTGGCGACTGTTGGCGGAAAAACATATAAGGAAATTGCGCACTTGTTAGGAATATCAGTAAATACAGTAAATACTCAAATGTCGAGAGCATACCGTTTTTTGCGTGATCAATTAGGTAGTGAAAGTCTGCTTTTGTGGATATTATTTACAAAAAATTAA
- a CDS encoding FecR family protein gives MKEISSNRIWDLFIKRIHNSLTKKEVEEIEELEESKENNTIISQVKRIHMMSLHSYMIPSFDKEKNWKYINSQINSPFRKIIHSNLLRYAAVFIVAVTIGIVVANLAPNANKVAFNKIEMDWGQMGKITLEDGTQVWLNAGTTLEYPTTFASSDRIVELDGEAQFKVVHNTDVPFEVYTKSGIIKVYGTTFNVAAYDEDSEMVVTLIEGKVSVENTNGDLLAALSPSEQLHIDKKTGKLRLQKVNTEFYSNWIEGKLLLDETKLSDLIKILKRWYNIDIKLLNEDIGDIKISGTISKNKPLDLFLKVLEGMYGIKYEYIYNNENKDVVLIDKK, from the coding sequence ATGAAGGAAATCAGCTCAAATAGAATTTGGGATTTATTTATAAAAAGGATTCATAACAGCCTTACTAAAAAGGAGGTTGAGGAAATAGAAGAACTAGAGGAATCAAAAGAGAATAACACTATCATTTCTCAGGTAAAGAGGATTCATATGATGTCACTGCACAGTTACATGATTCCTTCATTTGACAAAGAAAAGAACTGGAAATATATCAATAGCCAGATCAATTCTCCCTTTCGCAAGATTATTCACTCTAATTTATTAAGATATGCTGCTGTCTTTATAGTCGCTGTAACAATTGGAATAGTTGTTGCCAATTTGGCGCCAAATGCCAACAAAGTTGCTTTCAATAAAATTGAAATGGATTGGGGGCAAATGGGCAAAATAACATTGGAAGACGGGACTCAGGTTTGGCTGAACGCAGGAACTACCCTAGAATATCCTACAACCTTCGCATCCAGCGACAGAATTGTTGAGTTGGATGGTGAAGCGCAGTTTAAGGTTGTTCATAATACTGATGTTCCATTTGAGGTATATACAAAATCGGGGATTATAAAAGTATACGGTACCACTTTTAATGTCGCTGCTTATGATGAAGATAGTGAGATGGTAGTAACACTAATTGAAGGTAAGGTGTCGGTAGAAAATACCAATGGAGATTTGCTTGCGGCATTATCCCCTTCAGAACAACTTCATATTGATAAAAAAACCGGTAAGCTGAGACTTCAAAAGGTAAATACTGAATTTTACAGCAACTGGATTGAAGGTAAACTGTTACTCGATGAAACTAAACTTTCAGACTTAATTAAAATTCTGAAACGCTGGTACAATATCGATATCAAACTCCTAAATGAGGATATCGGCGATATTAAAATATCCGGAACTATAAGTAAGAATAAGCCCTTAGATCTGTTTCTAAAGGTACTGGAAGGGATGTACGGAATAAAATATGAGTACATCTACAATAATGAGAACAAAGACGTAGTATTAATTGATAAAAAATAA
- a CDS encoding TonB-dependent receptor, protein MIKSLFILLIVGVISANAVEAYSQSTRFDLSLKNSSLKSVLKEIEDKTEFYFFYKNEEIVEINNISIEVSKASISDVLDNVLKSRGFNYEIIDHYILIQKTSENDQAANQNERQEGISGTVTDNTGAPLPGVTVFVKGTTNGTVTNQDGKYYLQNVADDAIIVFSFLGLKSIELPVNEKRIIDATLVENSISIDEVVAVGYGTMKKSDLTGSIGSIDNSKLTSKGVTSTLEAMQGEVAGVIINSTDGRAGSNFDIKIRGDNSLVGGSPLYVVDGLVTGNIQFLNPQDIERIDILKDASSTAIYGSRGSNGVVIITTKQASDIKDQKPSITYDGYYGVRTPARLPDLMNGDEYWEYRENAYLGAEYYSGNDVTQPEYDQAWLNERTGYDASKVLQNILENKDYVDWYDEMLNNGSQQNHWISISGRSSEKMSYLIGMGYQNEEGVFENEWYDRYNFKASINHEISEKWSAGTNVNIALSESEIGEDRNSNVYEAFDLPPVVAAYIPEGYENAGGLSLYPSTDYEMGINGQINPLVSIQNLQDMTRTLNVVGNVYLQYSPIKDLKLKTTFSPYLEYKKRGVYQGSETGQRALQDPAANLTQLDYMTYAWDNQLDYSKTINDHEFNFTALYSMNSSRYESSYISVENLPFESLWHNVGSANDIVEVKSDFNKSTLVSVLARLNYSYRGKYLATAAFRTDGSSKLSTGEKWSNFPSVALAWRASEEWFLNEIESLSNLKLRLSYGYTGNNNIGAYSTLRYASVQKYYDFDGESANGFTPSNIANSALTWEKTREFNLGLDIGFFANRINGSVDVYDKLSSGLLMERRLALETGWSSVTANIGSVSNKGIEVLLNTVNISRPNFTWETTFSFSKNINKIEELYGDEEDDLGNLWFIGEPVNVNYTYVFDGIWQADEIEEAAVYGQLEGQARVKDLDDNDIINSADRKIIGTPDPTWFGHFSTSFRVKAFDLNATLFTQQGSQVMSEFHRTYIKYDERWRNKLNLNYYMVENNINEARVSNEYPMPRNSGQYWGKENVGFYKDVSFVKVKNISLGYTIDPKSLGKVDIKSLRFYVNVLNPFVFTDFDGFDPEWAGRSRNGGGVSTITYQFGVNANF, encoded by the coding sequence ATGATTAAATCTCTATTTATTCTATTAATAGTAGGGGTTATTTCTGCCAACGCGGTGGAAGCGTATTCTCAATCGACCCGATTCGATCTTTCTCTGAAAAATTCGTCTCTGAAGTCGGTTTTAAAAGAGATTGAAGATAAAACTGAGTTTTACTTCTTCTATAAAAATGAAGAGATTGTTGAAATTAACAATATTTCTATTGAAGTCTCAAAGGCATCCATTTCTGATGTATTAGATAATGTATTAAAAAGCAGGGGATTTAATTATGAAATTATTGACCACTATATTTTAATTCAGAAAACAAGTGAGAATGATCAGGCTGCCAATCAGAATGAACGTCAGGAGGGGATATCAGGGACAGTTACAGATAATACCGGCGCTCCTTTGCCGGGTGTTACTGTATTTGTAAAAGGTACAACTAATGGTACAGTTACTAATCAGGATGGAAAGTATTATCTACAGAATGTTGCTGATGATGCAATAATCGTTTTTTCCTTTCTGGGATTGAAAAGCATTGAATTACCAGTTAACGAAAAGCGCATTATCGATGCAACTTTAGTTGAAAATTCAATTAGTATCGATGAGGTAGTTGCTGTGGGGTATGGCACAATGAAAAAGTCTGATTTAACAGGCTCAATCGGGAGTATTGATAATAGTAAACTAACTTCGAAGGGAGTAACTTCAACTTTAGAAGCTATGCAGGGCGAAGTGGCAGGTGTTATAATTAACTCAACCGATGGCCGCGCAGGCTCAAATTTCGACATAAAAATAAGGGGTGATAATTCTTTGGTTGGCGGAAGCCCGCTTTATGTGGTTGATGGTTTGGTAACAGGCAATATTCAATTTTTAAATCCGCAGGATATCGAGCGTATCGATATCTTAAAAGATGCCTCGTCTACTGCAATTTACGGATCGCGTGGATCAAACGGCGTAGTGATTATCACAACTAAACAAGCTTCAGATATAAAGGATCAAAAGCCATCGATTACCTATGACGGGTATTATGGCGTGCGGACTCCGGCCAGATTGCCTGATTTAATGAATGGAGATGAGTATTGGGAATATCGTGAAAATGCCTATTTGGGGGCCGAATATTATTCGGGGAACGATGTCACCCAACCGGAATACGATCAGGCCTGGTTAAATGAAAGGACAGGTTATGATGCAAGCAAAGTTTTGCAGAATATTCTGGAGAATAAGGATTATGTCGATTGGTATGACGAAATGTTAAATAATGGTTCTCAGCAAAATCACTGGATTTCAATTTCTGGTCGTAGCAGCGAAAAAATGTCGTACCTGATTGGCATGGGCTATCAGAATGAAGAAGGAGTATTTGAAAATGAATGGTATGATCGATACAATTTTAAGGCCAGCATAAATCACGAAATATCTGAAAAGTGGTCAGCCGGTACAAATGTGAATATCGCCTTGTCGGAATCAGAAATTGGTGAGGACAGAAATTCGAATGTTTATGAAGCATTTGACCTCCCTCCTGTTGTGGCAGCTTATATACCTGAAGGTTATGAGAATGCAGGTGGTTTGTCGTTATACCCGTCAACTGACTATGAAATGGGTATTAACGGCCAGATAAATCCTTTGGTTTCAATTCAGAATTTGCAGGATATGACACGAACTTTAAATGTTGTTGGAAATGTTTACCTGCAATATTCCCCAATAAAAGATTTAAAGTTAAAAACCACATTCTCTCCTTATTTAGAGTATAAAAAGAGAGGAGTTTATCAAGGCTCGGAAACAGGACAGAGAGCTTTGCAAGATCCTGCTGCGAATCTCACACAATTAGACTACATGACTTATGCCTGGGATAATCAGCTTGACTATTCCAAAACAATAAACGATCACGAATTTAATTTTACAGCATTATACAGTATGAATTCATCGAGATATGAGAGTTCATACATTTCAGTTGAAAATTTACCTTTTGAATCGCTTTGGCACAATGTAGGCTCGGCTAATGATATTGTTGAGGTAAAAAGCGATTTTAATAAATCTACTCTGGTTTCTGTTTTAGCACGTTTAAATTATTCGTATAGAGGAAAATATTTGGCAACTGCTGCGTTTCGTACTGATGGTTCTTCAAAACTGTCAACCGGTGAAAAATGGTCGAATTTTCCATCCGTAGCTTTGGCCTGGCGTGCCTCTGAAGAATGGTTCCTGAACGAAATTGAGAGTCTTTCAAATTTAAAGCTGCGCTTAAGTTATGGTTATACCGGAAACAATAATATAGGAGCTTATTCCACATTGCGATACGCATCAGTTCAAAAATACTACGATTTCGACGGTGAGTCAGCAAACGGTTTTACGCCTTCAAACATTGCTAATTCTGCGCTCACATGGGAGAAAACACGTGAGTTTAACCTCGGATTAGACATTGGCTTTTTTGCTAACAGAATTAACGGAAGCGTCGATGTATACGATAAATTATCTTCAGGGCTGTTGATGGAACGTAGACTGGCGCTTGAAACCGGATGGAGTTCAGTAACTGCAAACATTGGCTCGGTAAGTAATAAAGGGATTGAAGTATTATTAAATACAGTAAATATTTCAAGGCCTAATTTTACATGGGAGACTACATTTTCATTTTCTAAAAATATAAACAAGATAGAAGAATTGTATGGAGACGAGGAAGATGACCTCGGTAATTTATGGTTTATAGGCGAACCAGTTAATGTGAACTATACTTATGTATTTGATGGTATATGGCAGGCTGATGAAATAGAAGAAGCTGCTGTTTACGGCCAACTGGAAGGTCAGGCTCGTGTTAAAGACCTGGATGATAATGACATTATTAACAGTGCCGATCGAAAAATTATTGGTACTCCTGATCCAACATGGTTTGGACATTTTTCTACCAGTTTCCGGGTTAAAGCATTCGATTTAAATGCAACTCTGTTTACACAGCAAGGATCACAGGTTATGAGCGAGTTTCACAGAACATACATAAAATATGATGAACGCTGGCGAAACAAATTGAATTTGAACTATTATATGGTTGAAAACAATATAAATGAAGCCAGAGTTTCAAATGAATACCCAATGCCACGAAACAGCGGGCAGTACTGGGGGAAAGAAAATGTTGGATTTTATAAAGATGTCTCGTTCGTAAAGGTTAAAAATATATCTCTTGGATATACTATTGATCCAAAAAGTCTGGGGAAAGTTGATATTAAATCGCTACGATTTTATGTTAATGTATTAAATCCATTTGTATTTACTGATTTTGATGGTTTTGATCCCGAGTGGGCAGGCCGCAGCCGTAATGGAGGTGGAGTAAGCACAATCACTTATCAATTTGGAGTTAACGCAAACTTTTAA
- a CDS encoding RagB/SusD family nutrient uptake outer membrane protein: protein MKSNKKLVYVIIGFLLLTFSACEDYLKEDNYSSVVADELYATQSGYEGLINSCYSSLRDIYGQDIWVFCAGTDMYVEGYNSQPEGLSEYKSLSATDIYVTSFYQNLYKSIQLCNTAIFYNNITEENEKLPLRLAEARFIRALNYFKLVQHFGGVSIITNMVDEPIVEYERNSAEEVYSFIVTELEDVVALLPETPENFGRVSKRAVNHYLAKVYLTRGYEQFGSESDFTAAANYADAAISNQGLNLTYEEVFTPGNENNEEIIFSVQYDAESVIDKFTDGNTQNFWYGCYLGGKGNEEGYPSRSENLAPTMYVFDLYTEFDSRWEASFMNVIYERYYDYFDKPTELDNMVVTQYYPQSWELDDIEDWQAASPLRTDATIFPYTDAWQASKATYIDRETPTVKKFDDPTSVYSYAGSSTRDIFLARLSETYLIAAEAYLKAGDANTALARINVVRSRAAKSGNEAEMQLTLGELDIDKILDERALELLGEYHRWEDLKRTGTLIDRTHQLNRDIKGWFDNGTNPFEGGDGNLKLLRPIPQEALDLNKNKDFPQNPGYE from the coding sequence ATGAAATCAAATAAGAAATTAGTATACGTAATAATAGGATTTTTATTGTTGACCTTTTCAGCATGTGAAGATTATTTAAAAGAGGATAATTACTCATCGGTAGTTGCCGACGAATTATATGCGACCCAATCGGGTTACGAAGGATTAATCAATAGTTGCTATTCATCGCTTCGGGATATTTATGGCCAGGATATTTGGGTATTTTGTGCCGGAACCGACATGTATGTTGAAGGTTATAATTCTCAGCCTGAAGGATTAAGTGAGTATAAATCGTTGAGCGCAACCGACATTTATGTTACCAGCTTTTATCAAAATCTGTATAAAAGTATTCAATTGTGTAATACGGCAATTTTTTATAACAATATAACAGAGGAAAACGAAAAATTGCCACTGCGCCTTGCTGAAGCCCGGTTTATACGAGCTTTAAACTATTTCAAATTAGTACAGCATTTTGGAGGGGTAAGCATTATAACCAATATGGTTGACGAACCAATTGTTGAGTACGAGAGAAACAGCGCTGAAGAAGTTTACAGCTTTATTGTAACCGAACTCGAAGATGTTGTTGCCTTACTACCTGAAACGCCGGAAAATTTCGGACGGGTATCAAAAAGAGCAGTTAATCATTATTTGGCTAAAGTTTATCTTACCCGAGGTTATGAGCAATTTGGCTCAGAATCAGACTTTACTGCTGCTGCCAATTATGCCGATGCTGCAATTAGTAACCAGGGACTTAATTTAACTTACGAGGAAGTATTTACTCCCGGTAATGAAAACAATGAAGAGATCATCTTTTCAGTTCAATACGATGCAGAGTCGGTAATTGACAAATTTACAGACGGAAATACTCAGAACTTCTGGTACGGCTGTTATTTGGGGGGAAAGGGAAATGAGGAAGGCTATCCTTCCCGGTCTGAAAACTTAGCTCCAACAATGTACGTTTTTGACCTCTATACTGAATTCGATTCACGATGGGAAGCATCATTTATGAACGTAATTTACGAACGTTATTACGACTACTTTGATAAGCCAACTGAATTGGATAATATGGTGGTGACTCAATACTATCCGCAATCATGGGAATTAGACGATATTGAAGACTGGCAAGCAGCATCGCCTTTAAGAACGGATGCAACCATATTTCCCTATACCGATGCGTGGCAGGCGTCGAAAGCAACTTACATTGACAGGGAAACACCAACGGTTAAAAAATTTGATGATCCAACGTCGGTATATTCCTACGCAGGAAGTAGTACGAGAGATATATTTCTTGCTCGTTTGAGTGAAACCTATTTAATTGCAGCTGAAGCATATTTGAAAGCGGGAGATGCAAATACAGCACTTGCGCGAATTAATGTTGTGCGGAGCAGGGCAGCTAAATCGGGCAACGAGGCTGAAATGCAGTTAACATTGGGAGAGTTGGATATTGATAAAATTCTCGATGAGCGTGCATTGGAACTTTTGGGAGAGTACCATAGGTGGGAAGACCTGAAAAGAACAGGGACACTGATTGATCGTACACATCAACTTAACCGAGATATAAAAGGTTGGTTCGACAACGGAACCAATCCATTTGAAGGAGGTGATGGTAACTTAAAATTATTACGACCAATTCCTCAAGAAGCTCTTGATCTAAATAAAAACAAAGACTTTCCTCAAAATCCCGGATATGAGTAG